In one window of Niallia sp. Man26 DNA:
- the phnX gene encoding phosphonoacetaldehyde hydrolase — protein sequence MNRVEGIILDWAGTAVDFGCFAPVNVFIDIFHNARIDVTMAEAREPMGMLKIDHIRAMLSMPRISSLWKEQYGREFTEADVERLYAEFEPALLASLSEYTNPIPEVLETVQVLRERGIKIGSTTGYTKKMMDIVVPNAKQKGYSPDFLVTPDETDSYGRPYPYMIYRNMEELKLTASWNVIKVGDTVSDIKEGINAGVWSVGVVIGSSEMGLTQEEFTALTEEEKEQSIYTTRQRFIENGADFVIQTMGELPLLMEKLEEMIEAGKRPGAGAEIKMPIAKKNTLEILTVAKAFR from the coding sequence ATGAACAGAGTAGAAGGCATTATTCTAGATTGGGCAGGAACAGCAGTAGATTTTGGGTGCTTTGCACCAGTAAATGTGTTTATTGATATTTTCCACAATGCCAGAATCGATGTAACAATGGCAGAAGCAAGAGAACCGATGGGGATGCTGAAAATCGACCATATCCGAGCAATGCTTTCCATGCCAAGAATCTCAAGCCTATGGAAAGAGCAATACGGACGTGAGTTTACAGAAGCAGACGTAGAGCGGCTATATGCTGAATTCGAGCCAGCCCTGCTCGCAAGTTTAAGCGAATATACCAATCCAATTCCAGAAGTGCTTGAAACAGTCCAAGTTTTACGCGAGCGCGGCATCAAAATCGGCTCCACAACAGGCTACACAAAAAAAATGATGGACATCGTCGTACCAAACGCTAAACAGAAAGGCTACAGTCCAGACTTTCTCGTTACTCCAGACGAAACAGATTCATATGGCAGACCATATCCATATATGATCTACCGTAATATGGAGGAATTAAAGCTGACAGCCTCTTGGAACGTTATAAAAGTTGGCGATACAGTATCCGACATAAAGGAAGGCATTAATGCAGGAGTCTGGTCTGTAGGAGTTGTAATTGGAAGCTCGGAAATGGGACTAACGCAAGAAGAATTCACAGCACTTACAGAGGAAGAAAAGGAGCAAAGCATCTACACAACAAGACAGCGTTTTATTGAAAATGGTGCAGATTTTGTTATCCAAACGATGGGAGAGCTTCCTCTATTAATGGAGAAATTGGAAGAGATGATAGAGGCAGGTAAAAGACCTGGTGCAGGTGCTGAAATAAAGATGCCAATTGCTAAAAAAAACACACTTGAAATATTAACCGTTGCAAAAGCCTTCCGTTAG
- the phnW gene encoding 2-aminoethylphosphonate--pyruvate transaminase gives MRNYKLLTPGPLTTSKAVKEEMLFDRCTWDDDYKQITQKIRAQLLKLAGAPESDYTAVLMQGSGSFVVESVLHTALSEQDKLLIITNGAYGERIVKMAKYLRLNFVEYRTAYNEHPNEAKVRDILEADETITHIAMVHCETTTGILNPLTLAAQLAKDYDKKLIIDAMSSFGGVEMNIAELGIDFLISSSNKCIQGVPGFGFVLANKLELIACEGNARSLSLDLFDQWKEMDKDGKWRFTSPTHVVAAFSKAIDELLEEGGVSARFKRYHNNNSVLRSRLAEIGFTAYITEEKQSPIITTFLYPSETFSFIDFYSYVKEKGFVLYPGKLTDIDTFRIGNIGEIYETDIQELCDVIKEYMGGL, from the coding sequence ATGAGAAACTATAAATTACTAACACCTGGACCATTAACAACAAGCAAAGCAGTAAAAGAAGAAATGCTGTTTGACCGCTGTACATGGGATGATGATTACAAGCAAATTACCCAAAAAATTAGAGCACAGCTACTAAAACTGGCGGGTGCACCGGAAAGCGACTATACAGCAGTATTAATGCAAGGGAGCGGCAGCTTTGTAGTAGAATCTGTGTTGCATACAGCTCTTTCGGAGCAAGATAAACTGCTTATTATTACTAACGGGGCCTATGGCGAGCGGATTGTGAAAATGGCGAAATATTTGCGTCTTAACTTTGTAGAATACCGTACAGCGTATAATGAACATCCAAACGAAGCAAAAGTGAGAGACATTCTTGAGGCAGATGAGACGATTACCCATATTGCGATGGTTCATTGTGAAACAACAACAGGAATCTTAAACCCTCTAACTCTAGCAGCTCAGTTAGCAAAGGATTATGATAAAAAGCTGATAATCGATGCAATGAGCAGCTTTGGCGGTGTGGAAATGAACATAGCAGAGCTGGGAATAGATTTCTTAATAAGCAGCTCAAACAAATGCATCCAAGGAGTACCTGGCTTCGGTTTTGTATTAGCCAACAAGCTTGAACTGATTGCATGTGAAGGCAATGCCCGCAGCTTATCGTTAGATCTGTTTGATCAATGGAAGGAAATGGACAAGGACGGAAAATGGCGCTTTACATCCCCAACACATGTAGTAGCAGCATTCTCAAAAGCAATCGATGAACTGCTAGAAGAAGGCGGTGTTTCTGCTAGATTTAAAAGATATCACAACAATAATTCAGTACTAAGAAGCAGGCTAGCAGAGATCGGCTTTACTGCTTATATTACAGAAGAAAAGCAATCACCAATTATAACAACCTTTCTGTATCCAAGTGAAACTTTTAGCTTCATTGATTTCTACTCGTATGTTAAAGAAAAAGGTTTTGTTCTATACCCAGGTAAACTAACTGATATAGACACATTCCGTATTGGCAATATCGGCGAGATCTATGAAACAGACATACAAGAACTATGTGATGTTATTAAAGAATATATGGGAGGACTTTAA